GGTGACGGCGAAGATCGCGGGGATGGAGTCCACCGCGAAGATCAGGTCCGTGGTCTCCACCAGCACCAGCACCACGAAGAGCGGCGTCGCCACCCACTGGAGGGGGCCGCCGGGCGCCGCCGCCTCGCGGACGAAGAACTTCTGCCCGTGGTAGACCTGGGTCACCGCGGTGAAGCGGCGGACGAGCCGCAGCACCGGGTTGGACTCCGGCTCGATGTCCGGCTCGCCCTGCGTCGCCATGCGGATCCCGGTGAACACCAGGAAAGCGCCGAAGACGTAGATGATCCAGTGGAAGCGCTCGATGAGCACCGCCCCCGCCCCGATCATGGCGCCGCGCATGAGGAGCGCCCCCAGGATCCCCCAGAACAGGACCCGGTGCTGGTACTTGGGCGGAACCCGGAAGTAGGAGAAGATCAGGACGAAGACGAAGATGTTGTCGACCGAGAGCGCCTTCTCGATCAGGTACCCCGTCAGGAACTCGAGCCCCTCCCGGGGGCCCATGAAGTGGTAGATGCCGGCGTTGAACAGGAGCGCGAGCGCCACCCAGAACGCGCTCCACCCCCCCGCCTCCTTCATGGAGACCTCATGGGCCTCCCGGTGGAACACCCCCAGGTCCAGCGCCAGCATCGCCAGCACGAACACGTTGAAGCCCACCCAGAGCCAGATCTGGTCCATTTATGCCTTCAGGTGCGAAGTCGCGGTATCCGGGACGCGCGACGTCGCGTCCGGATGCGGCAGAGCGCCGGATCGCGCGCACGGAGCATCCCCGCCTCCGCGGAAGAGCGGCGGGCGGGAGCGTGCGCGTGGATCCGGTATATAGATCAGGAAGTGCGGGGAGGGCCGCGCGGGTACTCGCGGCGGCGGGCGCTGCGGGAAGGAGCGTGGGGCCGGCGCCGGGGAGCCGCGGCCGGGCGGGGGGCGAGGTCCGGCTCCGGGAGCTCGGCGGTCCCGGCGGGGAGCACCGCGGCTCCGACCGGCCCGTTGGGGAGGGCGCCGCCGGGGGCGGCGCGGACGCCGAAGGCACCGACCCTTGCGTGTCCCGTCTCGCCCTCGGTGCGGATCTCCTGCGCGAGCGCGACGGACTGGTCCACCCCGAAGAAGAGGAGGAGCAGCCCCAGCAGGAGCCGGAGGCGGGCGGCCGGAGGAAAATGTCTCACGCCGGGAAATCTACACCCTGGCAGCGGACGCGCTCAAGCGGGGCCGGTTCGGGGGCTCACTGCACCACCCGCCGCACCTCCGCGACGCCCACCGCCGCGCCGCCGCGGCGCGGGTCCGACACGCCGGAGAGGGTGCCGTCCGGGAGCACGATGATGGTCTGCGTGTCGCCCTGGTAGCCGCCGCGCTCCGCGACGGCGTGGCCCATGGCGCGGAG
The nucleotide sequence above comes from Longimicrobiaceae bacterium. Encoded proteins:
- a CDS encoding TerC family protein; protein product: MDQIWLWVGFNVFVLAMLALDLGVFHREAHEVSMKEAGGWSAFWVALALLFNAGIYHFMGPREGLEFLTGYLIEKALSVDNIFVFVLIFSYFRVPPKYQHRVLFWGILGALLMRGAMIGAGAVLIERFHWIIYVFGAFLVFTGIRMATQGEPDIEPESNPVLRLVRRFTAVTQVYHGQKFFVREAAAPGGPLQWVATPLFVVLVLVETTDLIFAVDSIPAIFAVTRDPFLVYTSNVFAILGLRALYFLLAGVIHKFHYLQLGLAVVLVFVGTKMLLADVYHVPIGISLGVIALVLGSAVGASLLFPKRAEAHDPVVHDPLAERSEPWTAPVDADAEDVSGTPRT